One window of the Eucalyptus grandis isolate ANBG69807.140 chromosome 6, ASM1654582v1, whole genome shotgun sequence genome contains the following:
- the LOC104431936 gene encoding chaperone protein dnaJ 11, chloroplastic-like, which yields MASASLSFSAVSSSSALPSRRGSPAPPPPYAVRCRPLRVVSASCASTAERPRPMAAGARSQASSLYEVLGIRAGATGQEIKTAYRRLARVLHPDVAAPAGAGAAAAGREFMRVHEAYATLSDPDRRADYDRTLLRGPGRFSVSVAAAAAAAAAASACGPSRKWETDQCW from the coding sequence ATGGCTTCCgcttccctctctttctccgCCGTCTCCTCCAGCTCGGCGCTCCCCTCCCGCCGCGGCTcccccgcgccgccgccgccctacGCCGTCCGGTGCCGCCCGCTCCGCGTCGTCTCCGCCTCCTGCGCGTCCACCGCCGAGAGGCCGAGGCCGATGGCCGCCGGTGCCCGCTCCCAGGCGTCCTCGCTGTACGAGGTGCTGGGGATCCGAGCCGGCGCCACGGGCCAGGAGATCAAGACCGCCTACCGGAGGCTCGCCAGGGTCCTGCACCCGGACGTCGCCGCGCCCGCCGGCGCCGGGGCGGCGGCCGCGGGGCGCGAGTTCATGCGTGTCCACGAGGCGTACGCCACTCTCTCGGATCCGGACCGGCGGGCCGACTACGACCGGACGCTGCTCCGGGGGCCCGGCCGGTTCTCGGTgtcggtcgccgccgccgccgccgctgccgccgcggCGTCGGCCTGTGGCCCGAGCCGGAAGTGGGAGACGGATCAGTGCTGGTAG
- the LOC120294268 gene encoding receptor like protein 26-like: MYYSIANNVMTGRTPSLICNATNLEMIDLSNNSLIGSLPWCLTNFSTVLSVLNLGMNHFEGTIPQTISLIHRLTTLDLSRNRFEGTLPRSLANCTNLEILDLSVNQMEDTFPTWLGKLPELKVLNLRSNNLKGPLNIPKGDLIFTELRILDLSNNNFCGPLPAHLIMNLEGMKNTEDGQYGASYMTRRYFSFGPSYENTVTVMMKGRETKLVKILTIFTTIDLSQNFFQGDIPEVFGHLCYLIGLNLSHNHLTSSIPLTLGNLTNLEWLDLSWNMLSERIPRALGDLTYLGYLNLSKNQLTGQIPQDRQLSTFLNDSFSGNPGLCGTPLSKACLGDAQPPSPSSSLTLDREGHESWFKQKVVWIGYASGIVIGISVAYIAIQTGWPKWLARGVRMLERSAVEWMEK, translated from the coding sequence ATGTATTATTCCATTGCAAATAATGTTATGACAGGAAGGACCCCTTCTTTGATATGCAATGCCACCAATCTCGAGATGATCGACTTGTCTAACAACAGCTTAATTGGTAGCTTGCCTTGGTGCTTAACAAATTTTAGCACTGTTCTCTCGGTTTTGAACTTGGGAATGAATCACTTTGAGGGCACAATTCCACAAACAATTTCTTTGATACATAGATTGACGACTCTTGACTTGAGCCGAAATCGGTTTGAAGGGACGTTGCCCCGGTCCCTTGCCAATTGTACAAATCTGGAAATTTTAGATCTCAGTGTCAATCAGATGGAGGATACATTCCCGACATGGTTGGGAAAACTTCCAGAACTGAAAGTTCTCAATTTGAGGTCCAACAATTTAAAGGGTCCTTTGAACATTCCGAAGGGAGATCTCATCTTTACAGAATTGCGCATTTTGGATCTCTCGAACAACAACTTTTGCGGTCCTTTACCAGCCCACTTGATAATGAACCTTGAAGGCATGAAGAATACAGAAGATGGGCAATACGGAGCATCGTACATGACAAGACGTTACTTTTCCTTTGGGCCGTCATATGAAAATACCGTGACCGTGATGATGAAAGGGAGAGAGACAAAGCTAGTGAAGATCTTGACCATCTTCACAACCATTGACTTATCACAAAACTTTTTCCAAGGAGACATTCCCGAAGTTTTTGGCCATCTTTGCTATCTCATAGGGCTGAACCTTTCTCACAACCACCTTACAAGTTCCATCCCTTTGACTTTAGGAAACTTGACTAATCTTGAATGGCTTGATCTATCTTGGAACATGCTTAGTGAGAGAATTCCTAGAGCATTGGGAGATTTGACATATCTTGGGTACTTAAACCTCTCGAAGAACCAACTCACTGGTCAAATTCCTCAAGACAGACAATTGAGCACATTTTTAAACGACTCGTTTAGTGGGAATCCAGGCTTATGTGGAACTCCACTGTCAAAAGCATGCCTTGGCGATGCTCAACCTCCTTCACCATCGTCGTCATTGACTCTGGACCGCGAAGGGCATGAGAGTTGGTTCAAACAGAAAGTAGTGTGGATAGGTTATGCATCCGGAATTGTCATTGGGATTTCTGTAGCATACATTGCAATTCAAACAGGATGGCCCAAATGGCTTGCACGAGGCGTGAGAATGCTGGAGAGAAGTGCAGTCGAGTGGATGGAGAAGTGA
- the LOC104456666 gene encoding chaperone protein dnaJ 11, chloroplastic-like → MASASLSLSAVSSSPALPSRRGSPAPSPPSAVRCRPLRVVSASCASTAERPRPMAAGARSQASSLYEVLGIRAGATGQEIKTAYRRLARVLHPDVAAPAGAGSAAAGREFMRVHEAYATLSDPDRRADYDRTLFRGPGRFSVSVAAAAAASARGPSRKWETDQCW, encoded by the coding sequence ATGGCTTCcgcttccctctctctctccgccgtCTCCTCCAGCCCGGCGCTCCCCTCCCGCCGCGGCTCCCCCGCGCCGTCGCCGCCCTCCGCCGTCCGGTGCCGCCCGCTCCGCGTCGTCTCCGCCTCCTGCGCGTCCACCGCCGAGAGGCCGAGGCCGATGGCCGCCGGGGCCCGCTCCCAGGCGTCCTCGCTGTACGAGGTGCTGGGGATCCGAGCCGGCGCCACGGGCCAGGAGATCAAGACCGCCTACCGGAGGCTCGCCAGGGTCCTGCACCCGGACGTCGCCGCGCCCGCCGGCGCCGGGTCGGCGGCCGCGGGGCGCGAGTTCATGCGTGTCCACGAGGCGTACGCCACTCTCTCGGATCCGGACCGGCGGGCCGACTACGACCGGACGCTGTTCCGGGGGCCCGGCCGGTTCTCGGTgtcggtcgccgccgccgccgcggcgtcGGCCCGTGGCCCGAGCCGGAAGTGGGAGACGGATCAGTGCTGGTAG
- the LOC104416382 gene encoding UPF0307 protein RSc0944 codes for MAHLVRPLRQWPRLHHHHRHRCRHLPTSPLFLSPFGTTSHHHQHHPPRHSLFPTVVPSSHREVHYRPRGLKFPNSSAPEAYDPREGGDGGGGSGSESDSDGKKSRNQKKREARRAVRWGMELASFSNPQIKHILRVASPEQEVLDALMLAKRLGPDIREGKRRQFNYIGKLLRDVEPELMDALIVATKEGDHSRLQALSVSAAWVGGDDDEGEEDFEEEHEEEEEESSEHASIASRWFDGLISKDNEITNEVYSIHTVDFDRQELRKLVRNVQSIQEQPATTDENEREASIALLRAQKSLTHFLRNLARQLHGSEIWLQS; via the exons ATGGCTCACCTGGTGCGCCCCCTCCGGCAATGGCCGAggctccaccaccaccaccgccaccgctgCCGTCATCTGCCCACCTCTCCATTATTTCTTTCGCCCTTCGGAACGACGTCGcatcatcatcagcatcatcCTCCTCGCCATAGTCTGTTCCCGACGGTGGTCCCTTCGTCGCACCGCGAAGTCCATTACCGGCCGCGCGGGCTCAAGTTCCCCAACTCCTCGGCGCCGGAGGCTTACGATCCCCGAgaaggcggcgacggcggcggcggcagcggcagcgaGTCCGACTCCGACGGCAAGAAGAGCCGCAACCAGAAGAAGCGCGAGGCTCGGCGCGCCGTCCGCTGGGGCATGGAGCTCGCTTCCTTCTCCAATCCCCAAATCAAGCACATCCTCAG AGTGGCTTCTCCGGAGCAAGAGGTGTTGGACGCCCTGATGCTTGCGAAG AGACTGGGACCGGACATTCGTGAAGGAAAGCGAAGGCAGTTCAATTACATTG GGAAGTTGCTGCGAGATGTTGAACCTGAGTTAATGGATGCTTTAATTGTGGCTACAAAAGAGGGTGACCATAGTAGACTGCAAGCTTTATCTGTCTCAGCGGCTTGGGTTGGcggagatgatgatgaaggagaagaagattttgaagaagaacacgaggaagaggaggag GAGTCCAGTGAGCATGCAAGCATCGCAAGCAGGTGGTTTGATGGTTTAATCAGTAAAGACAATGAAATAACCAATGAAGTTTACTCCATTCACACTGTTGATTTTGATCGGCAA GAGCTCCGAAAGCTTGTACGGAATGTACAGTCAATTCAGGAACAGCCAGCCACCACTgatgaaaatgagagagaagctAGCATTGCGCTGCTAAGGGCTCAAAAGTCCCTTACCCATTTCCTCCGAAACCTCGCGAGGCAATTACATGGTAGTGagatatggttacaaagttgA
- the LOC120294602 gene encoding uncharacterized protein LOC120294602: MGFVDKMMSNKIHYRFSGPSGVGRSDACEETGTGCSRRTAKAVQFHWEVLREVEPELMDASIEATEEVTIAGCELYRYQRPGLVKIMTKEEKISNVNTGKKRGYLVFICC, from the exons ATGGGCTTCGTGGATAAAATGATGTCCAATAAGATTCATTATCGCTTCTCTGGACCAAGCGGCGTTGGACGCTCGGATGCTTGCGAAG AGACTGGGACCGGATGTTCGAGAAGGACAGCGAAGGCAGTTCAATTTCATTG GGAAGTCCTGCGAGAAGTTGAACCTGAGTTGATGGATGCTTCAATTGAGGCCACAGAAGAGGTGACGATAGCAGGCTGCGAGCTTTATCGGTATCAGAGGCCTGGGTTGGTGAAGATAATGACAAAGGAGGAGAAGATTTCTAACGTGAACACGGGGAAGAAGAGGGGGTACCTGGTTTTCATTTGTtgctga